The DNA segment TCAAAGTGAGGTCAACAAAATGAGTTAATCAAAAGCTCCAAATAAAAAGGAACTTTGTTTTAACAGAAAAGGCCACTTGCTAAGCTCCAAACCACGAATCTAATCCAAACACAGATTTCCCCCCAAAAGTGAGAAGATATGTAGTATCTTCGATTCCTGTTACATCAATTCAAAAACTCGTATCTTTTCCTCTGCTCTCAATCACTATAAAAGCACACCGTAACACATTGTAGCCATCAAATTCCgccaaaaaaaataagagagaagaaaaaggaatttCACCTTATCAGTGACTATGCCGGAGAGGAGGCCTTGGGCGTCGGTGAGCAGCACGGCGTCGACCCGCCTCGCCGCCATCCGCCGGCACGCATCCGACACCGTCGTCCCCTCCGGTATCGTCAGCGCCTTGGACAGCCGCAGCTTCTTCACCGTTCTCTCCCCCCTACTAAACCCAAACCCAATAAAAATCCAATCTTTGGTCGTCCCGGCCCGAGCCGAGGCGAAGAAATGGAACGACGAGAGCAAAGGCTGAGGCTGGACGAGCTTACGTGAGTTGGTTGGGGGAGGCGGTCTTGGGGGAGGTCTTCCCGTTTccgttggcggcggcggcggccgaggggtCGTCGGACTTGCGGGAGGAGGCCGACGGCGGGCGGCTGCGAGTGCGGCGCCTAGGTGGCGCCGCGGATGCGGCTGCGCTCATCTCGATGATTGCTGCGAGAAGTTGGGGGAGACGGATtcagggaggcggcggcggtggcggccggcgtgGGGGGAGCAGGTGAACTGTGCCTCTGCTCGCTTCTCCTGCCCTCCGTTTCTTCGTTAGCGTGTGGGAGTTTTGCGTTTCGGTACCTCCAGCCTTGACTTATTACAAACTTTACGCATGgttttggatatttttttcGGCCGTTGAGTTTGCTTTGCTATTTTCATTGGGTAATTAACTCAGCTTTACACAATTGAAAAAGAGAAACCAAGTGCTttacaataatattttttaaaaaaaccagtACAACACGTAGACATAAGTATACACTCACATTATCACAACACATACTTATACAATATCTACTGAAGACTAGAGATACAGAGCTCGGAGATTGACGAATCTCACATAACGTCTAGTAAAAACTAGAGACTTAGAgtttaaaaattgataaaatcaTCACAGACGTCTTGCTGTTGACGGGTATATCAtctatcaataaaaaaaatatgtcttaATAAGACATAAGAGGCTAACATCAGATTTAATTCCTATTAGATATAAGGTATAATCAGCTCCGCCAACCACGAAAGATAAAACTTGATTCTCTCTTTACGATAATAGTTGTAGGAGAAATTTTATAAATCTTAGTTTTTGGTACATGATAGACCTGGAAACACCAGCCGATTGACAAGCTGCGTGAAGTGATAGCGCCAATTCGGCATGTGCAAGGTAAATAGCGAGTAGGACAACGTGGCATTGTCAATGGTCCCATCTCATCTCCTAAACCCTGGTGGACAATTTTTCTCAAGATGAGATTGAAAAAGTTATTAGTAGAACCATAAAATCTAAGTTGTATAAAGCGTTGAGGaccattttcttttatttcacACAAAGCCTTCTTGAACTTTGCACAGGACAATTCAATTCTTAGAGTAATTTAGACAATTCAATTCTAATTCAGAGCAGGACCATTCCCTTTTAAGTCGCGAAAGGCCAGTGACCAGTTTTTCTAATTTACAgtaatcaacaaaaaaaataatatctccATTTTTCTTACTTATCACCGTTTTACTGTAGCAAATTTAACCAAGTATTTCCAAAAAAGATATATAGacacttaaaaatatataatactaataaagtttgtttcataataaatctaataatataaaaatcttaagtatctataaaaaaattttaaaaacacACGATCAaatttgctacagtaaaaatggTGAAAAGTAAAAGGCAGTGACAATTAAATGCAAACAGAGGTGGTACTCCGTATTGAGCAACGGTTGACTTCCAAACGCGTGGAGCACCACGTGGCCCATCTCCCGTACCACATTCCGTGCTGGGCCCCACCCCACCGCGGCAGGAGGCACGCGTCCACGCGCATCAACGGTAGACCGGGTCCTCGCAGCTTTCCCCGCTTCGAAGGGCGATTTTGAATTCGCGGCTTCCCTCGCAACGAGACCCTCAAGCTTTGGAAATATTTCACGGAAACCCCTCAGGTCCCCGTAGTTCCGGTGGGACCCGTGTGTCCACGTCGGATGGCTGCTGCGTCGCCACGTCACCGGGATGGACGGCTGGTAGCGAAGACGCAGGGCCACACAAGACCGCAAGAGCTTGGTGGTGCTAGTGCCTGGCGCATGCTGTGTCAGCCAGGGAGTGACAGGAGTGGACGGGACAAATCTTGAGGGCCAAGCCAAGCAACCAGTTCAGGAAATCCACTTGTATGAACCACAAAAAGTTTGGTAGATGTTGGGGGATAGGCCTGTTCTATAAAGAGGTGTACTAGAAAAGTAGCTCATGTAAAGATCTAAGATTACACGTAATATTTGTATCCATTAAAAGTTGGAGAGAAAATTTTATCTCTAACTCACTACACCTATCTAAATGACTCAAGAGTCATGGGTAAGGAGATTCCTTCTATCTCTACTCTCTCTTTGTTTGAAATGAACGTTTTCGGTATTACAGCTGGAAATAGTTCTAACAGTAGATCTTtagttctaatttttttaaactgaTCATCGCTAACTTTAGAAATTATTGAAGCTGGAGTTGTAAATTGATTAAGAGTTTTTAGTTAAGatatcttgtttttattttgaattaaaaatatatatttaatctattttattttattttataaactttAAAACATATACAGATCTTGAAGCTGAATTTTTACCAAACATGACCAAAATCTAAGATCTGATGCCGAGCAAAGCTAAGTTCAAGCAAGAGTTTGCCTGAACTTAGACATCCGTCACAGAAGAACGATATTACTGTAATGGAAAATGGAACGATGGCTTGCTTGTTTAGATTAACTTATTATATaggtttcttgatttttttttagctgGTAAACTTCATCTGCACTcttgtttattttctttaaatatATAGCTAATAGAGGATGATCCTACTGTTGACTCAAAAAAAATCTGGAGAGGGATAACTTGTTATACCAGCTGAATTACATACTGGACTCTGCTGCTACTCCAACCATTGCCAACTTTTTTGCTTCTTATCCAGGTATCACACAAATGAGATAAACAAGTAGGGTTGTCTTGTATATACCAAACTCTACCCGGTTGTCTTGTATATACCAAATTCTACCCTGATGATAACATTTCCATAGAAACCTTGCCACGGGGCAACTAAAAAACTAAACGACTGATTGATTCATTAGCACCACAGAATTGGCATTTCTTATCTCCCTTCTTCCACCCTCTATATGAAAAGTTGTAGTCAGAATGCTCTACTTCAGCACACCAACCACAATAGAAGTGCATGCCAGGGTGTGGTCTGCCTGAAAATTATGCCGTGCTGCCTCCGTTCGGGTCCTCTGAAGATTCAGGCTTTCAAGATGCAAAGAAGTTGCTGCTGCAGGCTTCTTCTTTGAGGGTGCCTGTTGAGAAATCTTTATCTTTGCCTGTTGAAATCTTATGCAATGCAGCAGCTCCTGCAATTGTGCGCTGCCCAGAGCCTCTCTCTTCCCTAAATCATCAGGATCTTGTTGAGATGGGTGATCACTCGTACAGAGCAAATAGCACAAATGCTTTTTCTGGTCTTCCAAGATTTGTGCTTCAGAACCTCTCCAAGCAGAACGGAATTCGTGCAAATATGTCTAATAAGGGAATGGCGGAGGCGCTGCA comes from the Phragmites australis chromosome 22, lpPhrAust1.1, whole genome shotgun sequence genome and includes:
- the LOC133905462 gene encoding uncharacterized protein LOC133905462; amino-acid sequence: MPGCGLPENYAVLPPFGSSEDSGFQDAKKLLLQASSLRVPVEKSLSLPVEILCNAAAPAIVRCPEPLSSLNHQDLVEMGDHSYRANSTNAFSGLPRFVLQNLSKQNGIRANMSNKGMAEALQALDSVVGIDMISDLRKKSKVQTVSTQGVLNLAIIPGEDNSNRRTSKRTAALGDEHILAKAKILAAKRNLDGGTFQRHLLAKVLETTSQGGFEGRISVGLSFVGGGGFGALRQA